The Punica granatum isolate Tunisia-2019 chromosome 4, ASM765513v2, whole genome shotgun sequence genome has a window encoding:
- the LOC116204438 gene encoding cytochrome P450 CYP72A219-like isoform X4, with product MEGERGAIVLLGTEEVAYWHSGDSIRWTISQEFGKDFFKWMGPTPRLNIMNPDHIKGIFSKIYDFEKSTPNPLVVLIANGLTNHEGEKWATHRKIINPAFHLEKLKLMLPACYLSCDEMVKRWEKLISTEESVELNAWPDLQNLTCDVISRTAFGSSYEEGKRIFELQIEQVELAIQYMQTIYIPGWRFVPTKMNRRMKHLTEEVHSLLRRIISRRDKSIRAEEAATADLLGLLLESNMKEQHENRGNKYTGMSIQDVIEECKLFYFAGQETTSILLVWTVILLSTHPQWQDRAREEVLQVFGRDGKPDLDGLNRLKIVTMILYEVMRLYPPVTMINRFNRKEMKLGKLTIPAGVELSVPILLVHHDKEHWGEDAKEFKPERFSEGISKATRNQVVYLPFGWGPRICIGMNFALIEAKMAMAMILQRFSFGLSPSYAHAPTAFLTLHPQHGAQIILRRAE from the exons ATGGAGGGTGAGCGCGGGGCTATAG TTCTACTAGGGACTGAGGAAGTTGCATACTGGCATTCGGGAGACTCGATTCGATGGACTATATCTCAGGAGTTCG GTAAGGATTTTTTCAAATGGATGGGACCGACTCCAAGACTGAACATCATGAACCCTGACCATATCAAGGGTATTTTCTCAAAGATATATGACTTTGAAAAGTCGACCCCGAATCCACTAGTCGTGTTAATAGCGAATGGACTTACAAACCATGAGGGCGAGAAATGGGCAACTCACAGAAAAATCATCAACCCTGCCTTCCACTTAGAGAAACTCAAA CTCATGTTGCCTGCCTGTTATTTAAGCTGCGACGAGATGGTGAAAAGATGGGAGAAGTTGATATCCACTGAGGAATCAGTCGAGCTCAATGCATGGCCTGACCTGCAGAATCTGACCTGTGATGTGATTTCTCGAACAGCATTTGGGAGTAGCTatgaagaagggaagagaatTTTCGAGCTTCAAATAGAACAAGTTGAGCTCGCCATCCAATACATGCAGACAATCTACATCCCAGGATGGAG GTTTGTCCCCACGAAAATGAACAGGAGGATGAAGCACTTGACTGAAGAAGTGCACTCCTTGCTTCGCAGGATCATCAGCAGAAGAGACAAATCGATAAGGGCAGAGGAGGCTGCTACTGCTGATCTTTTGGGACTGTTGCTGGAGTCGAACATGAAGGAACAACATGAAAACAGAGGAAACAAGTACACAGGGATGAGTATTCAAGATGTGATCGAGGAATGtaagcttttttattttgccgGGCAAGAGACTACCTCAATCCTCCTTGTCTGGACGGTGATATTACTGAGTACTCATCCTCAGTGGCAAGACCGAGCAAGAGAGGAGGTTTTGCAAGTATTTGGAAGAGATGGAAAACCTGACTTAGATGGGCTGAATCGCCTTAAGATT GTTACGATGATCTTGTACGAGGTTATGAGGCTATACCCACCAGTGACAATGATCAACCGCTTCAACCGCAAGGAAATGAAACTTGGAAAACTAACTATACCGGCAGGGGTAGAACTGTCGGTGCCCATATTACTTGTCCACCACGATAAAGAGCACTGGGGAGAGGACGCCAAGGAATTCAAGCCTGAAAGGTTCTCTGAAGGAATCTCAAAGGCGACCAGGAACCAAGTTGTGTATTTACCGTTCGGTTGGGGCCCTCGAATCTGCATTGGCATGAACTTTGCATTGATTGAAGCGAAGATGGCAATGGCGATGATACTGCAACGGTTCTCATTTGGGCTTTCTCCTTCTTATGCACATGCCCCAACAGCATTCCTCACTCTCCATCCCCAGCATGGCGCCCAAATTATTTTGCGTAGAGCTGAATGA
- the LOC116205500 gene encoding cytochrome P450 CYP72A219-like isoform X1 has product MNIGIGLAILALAVAWAWRVLNWVWLRPKKLERLLREQGFKGNPYKFLYGDLKESAKMIKESKSRPIGLSDDPVPRIDPFVLQSVNTYGKDFFNWMGPTPRLNIMNPDHIKDIFSKIYDFEKPSQNPLVLLIANGLANHEGEKWTTHRKIINPAFHLEKLKLMLPACYLSCNEMVTRWEKLTSTEESVELNAWPDLRNLTRDVISRTAFGSSYEEGKRIFELQIEQVELAIQYMQTVYIPGWRFVPTKTNRRMKYLTEEVHSLLRGIIGRREKSIRAGEAATGDLLGLLLESNMKEQHENRGNKYTGMSIQDVIEECKLFYFAGQETTSILLVWTVILLSIHPQWQDRAREEVLQVFGRDGKPDLDGLNRLKIVTMILYEVMRLYPPGIMINRFTHKEMKLGKLTIPAGVELSVPILLVHHDKEHWGEDAEEFKPERFSEGISKATKNQVVYLPFGWGPRICIGMNFALIEAKMAMAMILQRFSFGLSPSYAHSPTTFLTLHPQHGAQIILRRAE; this is encoded by the exons ATGAACATTGGTATAGGACTAGCCATCCTTGCTCTAGCGGTGGCATGGGCATGGAGGGTCCTGAACTGGGTGTGGCTGAGGCCGAAGAAGCTCGAGAGGCTTCTTAGGGAACAAGGCTTTAAGGGGAATCCATACAAATTCCTGTATGGAGACCTGAAAGAGAGCGCAAAGATGATAAAAGAGTCGAAGTCTAGACCCATCGGACTCTCGGATGATCCAGTGCCTCGTATCGATCCCTTCGTCCTTCAATCCGTAAACACCTATG GCAAGGATTTTTTCAACTGGATGGGACCGACTCCAAGACTGAACATCATGAACCCTGACCATATCAAGGATATTTTCTCAAAGATATATGACTTTGAAAAGCCGTCTCAGAATCCACTAGTCCTGTTAATAGCGAATGGACTTGCAAACCATGAGGGCGAGAAATGGACAACTCACAGAAAAATCATCAACCCTGCCTTCCACTTAGAGAAACTCAAA CTCATGTTGCCTGCCTGTTATTTAAGCTGCAACGAGATGGTGACAAGATGGGAGAAGTTGACATCCACTGAGGAATCAGTCGAGCTCAATGCATGGCCTGACCTGCGGAATCTGACCCGTGATGTGATTTCTCGAACAGCATTTGGGAGTAGCTatgaagaagggaagagaatTTTCGAGCTTCAAATAGAACAAGTTGAGCTCGCCATCCAATACATGCAGACAGTCTACATCCCAGGATGGAG GTTTGTCCCCACGAAAACGAACAGGAGGATGAAGTACTTGACTGAAGAAGTGCACTCCTTGCTTCGTGGGATCATCGGTAGAAGAGAAAAATCGATAAGGGCAGGGGAGGCTGCTACTGGTGATCTTTTAGGACTGTTGCTGGAGTCGAACATGAAGGAACAACATGAAAACAGAGGAAACAAGTACACAGGGATGAGCATTCAAGATGTGATCGAGGAATGtaagcttttttattttgccgGGCAAGAGACTACTTCAATCCTCCTTGTCTGGACGGTGATATTACTGAGTATTCATCCTCAGTGGCAAGACCGAGCAAGAGAGGAGGTTTTGCAAGTATTTGGAAGAGATGGAAAACCTGACTTAGATGGGCTGAATCGCCTTAAGATT GTTACGATGATCTTGTACGAGGTTATGAGGCTATACCCACCAGGGATAATGATCAACCGCTTCACCCACAAGGAAATGAAACTTGGAAAACTAACTATACCAGCAGGGGTAGAACTGTCGGTGCCCATACTACTTGTACACCACGATAAAGAGCACTGGGGAGAGGACGCCGAGGAATTCAAGCCCGAAAGATTCTCCGAAGGAATCTCAAAGGCGACCAAGAACCAAGTTGTGTATTTACCGTTCGGTTGGGGCCCTCGAATCTGCATTGGCATGAACTTTGCATTGATTGAAGCAAAGATGGCGATGGCTATGATACTGCAAAGGTTCTCATTTGGGCTTTCTCCTTCTTATGCTCATTCCCCAACAACATTCCTCACTCTCCATCCCCAGCATGGCGCTCAAATCATTTTGCGTAGAGCTGAATGA
- the LOC116204438 gene encoding cytochrome P450 CYP72A219-like isoform X2 yields the protein MSVLLGTEEVAYWHSGDSIRWTISQEFGLAILALAVALAWRVLNWLWLRPKKLERLLREQGFKGNPYKFLNGDLKESAKMIKESKSRPIGLSDDPVPRIHPFVLQSVNTYGKDFFKWMGPTPRLNIMNPDHIKGIFSKIYDFEKSTPNPLVVLIANGLTNHEGEKWATHRKIINPAFHLEKLKLMLPACYLSCDEMVKRWEKLISTEESVELNAWPDLQNLTCDVISRTAFGSSYEEGKRIFELQIEQVELAIQYMQTIYIPGWRFVPTKMNRRMKHLTEEVHSLLRRIISRRDKSIRAEEAATADLLGLLLESNMKEQHENRGNKYTGMSIQDVIEECKLFYFAGQETTSILLVWTVILLSTHPQWQDRAREEVLQVFGRDGKPDLDGLNRLKIVTMILYEVMRLYPPVTMINRFNRKEMKLGKLTIPAGVELSVPILLVHHDKEHWGEDAKEFKPERFSEGISKATRNQVVYLPFGWGPRICIGMNFALIEAKMAMAMILQRFSFGLSPSYAHAPTAFLTLHPQHGAQIILRRAE from the exons ATGTCAG TTCTACTAGGGACTGAGGAAGTTGCATACTGGCATTCGGGAGACTCGATTCGATGGACTATATCTCAGGAGTTCG GACTAGCCATCCTTGCTCTAGCGGTGGCATTGGCATGGAGGGTCCTGAACTGGTTGTGGCTGAGGCCGAAGAAGCTCGAGAGGCTTCTTAGGGAGCAAGGCTTCAAGGGGAATCCGTACAAATTCCTGAATGGAGACCTGAAAGAGAGCGCGAAGATGATAAAAGAGTCGAAGTCTAGACCCATCGGACTCTCGGATGATCCAGTGCCTCGTATCCACCCCTTCGTCCTTCAATCTGTAAACACCTATG GTAAGGATTTTTTCAAATGGATGGGACCGACTCCAAGACTGAACATCATGAACCCTGACCATATCAAGGGTATTTTCTCAAAGATATATGACTTTGAAAAGTCGACCCCGAATCCACTAGTCGTGTTAATAGCGAATGGACTTACAAACCATGAGGGCGAGAAATGGGCAACTCACAGAAAAATCATCAACCCTGCCTTCCACTTAGAGAAACTCAAA CTCATGTTGCCTGCCTGTTATTTAAGCTGCGACGAGATGGTGAAAAGATGGGAGAAGTTGATATCCACTGAGGAATCAGTCGAGCTCAATGCATGGCCTGACCTGCAGAATCTGACCTGTGATGTGATTTCTCGAACAGCATTTGGGAGTAGCTatgaagaagggaagagaatTTTCGAGCTTCAAATAGAACAAGTTGAGCTCGCCATCCAATACATGCAGACAATCTACATCCCAGGATGGAG GTTTGTCCCCACGAAAATGAACAGGAGGATGAAGCACTTGACTGAAGAAGTGCACTCCTTGCTTCGCAGGATCATCAGCAGAAGAGACAAATCGATAAGGGCAGAGGAGGCTGCTACTGCTGATCTTTTGGGACTGTTGCTGGAGTCGAACATGAAGGAACAACATGAAAACAGAGGAAACAAGTACACAGGGATGAGTATTCAAGATGTGATCGAGGAATGtaagcttttttattttgccgGGCAAGAGACTACCTCAATCCTCCTTGTCTGGACGGTGATATTACTGAGTACTCATCCTCAGTGGCAAGACCGAGCAAGAGAGGAGGTTTTGCAAGTATTTGGAAGAGATGGAAAACCTGACTTAGATGGGCTGAATCGCCTTAAGATT GTTACGATGATCTTGTACGAGGTTATGAGGCTATACCCACCAGTGACAATGATCAACCGCTTCAACCGCAAGGAAATGAAACTTGGAAAACTAACTATACCGGCAGGGGTAGAACTGTCGGTGCCCATATTACTTGTCCACCACGATAAAGAGCACTGGGGAGAGGACGCCAAGGAATTCAAGCCTGAAAGGTTCTCTGAAGGAATCTCAAAGGCGACCAGGAACCAAGTTGTGTATTTACCGTTCGGTTGGGGCCCTCGAATCTGCATTGGCATGAACTTTGCATTGATTGAAGCGAAGATGGCAATGGCGATGATACTGCAACGGTTCTCATTTGGGCTTTCTCCTTCTTATGCACATGCCCCAACAGCATTCCTCACTCTCCATCCCCAGCATGGCGCCCAAATTATTTTGCGTAGAGCTGAATGA
- the LOC116205500 gene encoding cytochrome P450 CYP72A219-like isoform X2 translates to MLMLPACYLSCNEMVTRWEKLTSTEESVELNAWPDLRNLTRDVISRTAFGSSYEEGKRIFELQIEQVELAIQYMQTVYIPGWRFVPTKTNRRMKYLTEEVHSLLRGIIGRREKSIRAGEAATGDLLGLLLESNMKEQHENRGNKYTGMSIQDVIEECKLFYFAGQETTSILLVWTVILLSIHPQWQDRAREEVLQVFGRDGKPDLDGLNRLKIVTMILYEVMRLYPPGIMINRFTHKEMKLGKLTIPAGVELSVPILLVHHDKEHWGEDAEEFKPERFSEGISKATKNQVVYLPFGWGPRICIGMNFALIEAKMAMAMILQRFSFGLSPSYAHSPTTFLTLHPQHGAQIILRRAE, encoded by the exons ATG CTCATGTTGCCTGCCTGTTATTTAAGCTGCAACGAGATGGTGACAAGATGGGAGAAGTTGACATCCACTGAGGAATCAGTCGAGCTCAATGCATGGCCTGACCTGCGGAATCTGACCCGTGATGTGATTTCTCGAACAGCATTTGGGAGTAGCTatgaagaagggaagagaatTTTCGAGCTTCAAATAGAACAAGTTGAGCTCGCCATCCAATACATGCAGACAGTCTACATCCCAGGATGGAG GTTTGTCCCCACGAAAACGAACAGGAGGATGAAGTACTTGACTGAAGAAGTGCACTCCTTGCTTCGTGGGATCATCGGTAGAAGAGAAAAATCGATAAGGGCAGGGGAGGCTGCTACTGGTGATCTTTTAGGACTGTTGCTGGAGTCGAACATGAAGGAACAACATGAAAACAGAGGAAACAAGTACACAGGGATGAGCATTCAAGATGTGATCGAGGAATGtaagcttttttattttgccgGGCAAGAGACTACTTCAATCCTCCTTGTCTGGACGGTGATATTACTGAGTATTCATCCTCAGTGGCAAGACCGAGCAAGAGAGGAGGTTTTGCAAGTATTTGGAAGAGATGGAAAACCTGACTTAGATGGGCTGAATCGCCTTAAGATT GTTACGATGATCTTGTACGAGGTTATGAGGCTATACCCACCAGGGATAATGATCAACCGCTTCACCCACAAGGAAATGAAACTTGGAAAACTAACTATACCAGCAGGGGTAGAACTGTCGGTGCCCATACTACTTGTACACCACGATAAAGAGCACTGGGGAGAGGACGCCGAGGAATTCAAGCCCGAAAGATTCTCCGAAGGAATCTCAAAGGCGACCAAGAACCAAGTTGTGTATTTACCGTTCGGTTGGGGCCCTCGAATCTGCATTGGCATGAACTTTGCATTGATTGAAGCAAAGATGGCGATGGCTATGATACTGCAAAGGTTCTCATTTGGGCTTTCTCCTTCTTATGCTCATTCCCCAACAACATTCCTCACTCTCCATCCCCAGCATGGCGCTCAAATCATTTTGCGTAGAGCTGAATGA
- the LOC116204438 gene encoding cytochrome P450 CYP72A219-like isoform X3, whose amino-acid sequence MSAMNIGIGLAILALAVALAWRVLNWLWLRPKKLERLLREQGFKGNPYKFLNGDLKESAKMIKESKSRPIGLSDDPVPRIHPFVLQSVNTYGKDFFKWMGPTPRLNIMNPDHIKGIFSKIYDFEKSTPNPLVVLIANGLTNHEGEKWATHRKIINPAFHLEKLKLMLPACYLSCDEMVKRWEKLISTEESVELNAWPDLQNLTCDVISRTAFGSSYEEGKRIFELQIEQVELAIQYMQTIYIPGWRFVPTKMNRRMKHLTEEVHSLLRRIISRRDKSIRAEEAATADLLGLLLESNMKEQHENRGNKYTGMSIQDVIEECKLFYFAGQETTSILLVWTVILLSTHPQWQDRAREEVLQVFGRDGKPDLDGLNRLKIVTMILYEVMRLYPPVTMINRFNRKEMKLGKLTIPAGVELSVPILLVHHDKEHWGEDAKEFKPERFSEGISKATRNQVVYLPFGWGPRICIGMNFALIEAKMAMAMILQRFSFGLSPSYAHAPTAFLTLHPQHGAQIILRRAE is encoded by the exons ATGTCTGCTATGAACATTGGTATAGGACTAGCCATCCTTGCTCTAGCGGTGGCATTGGCATGGAGGGTCCTGAACTGGTTGTGGCTGAGGCCGAAGAAGCTCGAGAGGCTTCTTAGGGAGCAAGGCTTCAAGGGGAATCCGTACAAATTCCTGAATGGAGACCTGAAAGAGAGCGCGAAGATGATAAAAGAGTCGAAGTCTAGACCCATCGGACTCTCGGATGATCCAGTGCCTCGTATCCACCCCTTCGTCCTTCAATCTGTAAACACCTATG GTAAGGATTTTTTCAAATGGATGGGACCGACTCCAAGACTGAACATCATGAACCCTGACCATATCAAGGGTATTTTCTCAAAGATATATGACTTTGAAAAGTCGACCCCGAATCCACTAGTCGTGTTAATAGCGAATGGACTTACAAACCATGAGGGCGAGAAATGGGCAACTCACAGAAAAATCATCAACCCTGCCTTCCACTTAGAGAAACTCAAA CTCATGTTGCCTGCCTGTTATTTAAGCTGCGACGAGATGGTGAAAAGATGGGAGAAGTTGATATCCACTGAGGAATCAGTCGAGCTCAATGCATGGCCTGACCTGCAGAATCTGACCTGTGATGTGATTTCTCGAACAGCATTTGGGAGTAGCTatgaagaagggaagagaatTTTCGAGCTTCAAATAGAACAAGTTGAGCTCGCCATCCAATACATGCAGACAATCTACATCCCAGGATGGAG GTTTGTCCCCACGAAAATGAACAGGAGGATGAAGCACTTGACTGAAGAAGTGCACTCCTTGCTTCGCAGGATCATCAGCAGAAGAGACAAATCGATAAGGGCAGAGGAGGCTGCTACTGCTGATCTTTTGGGACTGTTGCTGGAGTCGAACATGAAGGAACAACATGAAAACAGAGGAAACAAGTACACAGGGATGAGTATTCAAGATGTGATCGAGGAATGtaagcttttttattttgccgGGCAAGAGACTACCTCAATCCTCCTTGTCTGGACGGTGATATTACTGAGTACTCATCCTCAGTGGCAAGACCGAGCAAGAGAGGAGGTTTTGCAAGTATTTGGAAGAGATGGAAAACCTGACTTAGATGGGCTGAATCGCCTTAAGATT GTTACGATGATCTTGTACGAGGTTATGAGGCTATACCCACCAGTGACAATGATCAACCGCTTCAACCGCAAGGAAATGAAACTTGGAAAACTAACTATACCGGCAGGGGTAGAACTGTCGGTGCCCATATTACTTGTCCACCACGATAAAGAGCACTGGGGAGAGGACGCCAAGGAATTCAAGCCTGAAAGGTTCTCTGAAGGAATCTCAAAGGCGACCAGGAACCAAGTTGTGTATTTACCGTTCGGTTGGGGCCCTCGAATCTGCATTGGCATGAACTTTGCATTGATTGAAGCGAAGATGGCAATGGCGATGATACTGCAACGGTTCTCATTTGGGCTTTCTCCTTCTTATGCACATGCCCCAACAGCATTCCTCACTCTCCATCCCCAGCATGGCGCCCAAATTATTTTGCGTAGAGCTGAATGA
- the LOC116204438 gene encoding cytochrome P450 CYP72A219-like isoform X1 gives MEGERGAIVLLGTEEVAYWHSGDSIRWTISQEFGLAILALAVALAWRVLNWLWLRPKKLERLLREQGFKGNPYKFLNGDLKESAKMIKESKSRPIGLSDDPVPRIHPFVLQSVNTYGKDFFKWMGPTPRLNIMNPDHIKGIFSKIYDFEKSTPNPLVVLIANGLTNHEGEKWATHRKIINPAFHLEKLKLMLPACYLSCDEMVKRWEKLISTEESVELNAWPDLQNLTCDVISRTAFGSSYEEGKRIFELQIEQVELAIQYMQTIYIPGWRFVPTKMNRRMKHLTEEVHSLLRRIISRRDKSIRAEEAATADLLGLLLESNMKEQHENRGNKYTGMSIQDVIEECKLFYFAGQETTSILLVWTVILLSTHPQWQDRAREEVLQVFGRDGKPDLDGLNRLKIVTMILYEVMRLYPPVTMINRFNRKEMKLGKLTIPAGVELSVPILLVHHDKEHWGEDAKEFKPERFSEGISKATRNQVVYLPFGWGPRICIGMNFALIEAKMAMAMILQRFSFGLSPSYAHAPTAFLTLHPQHGAQIILRRAE, from the exons ATGGAGGGTGAGCGCGGGGCTATAG TTCTACTAGGGACTGAGGAAGTTGCATACTGGCATTCGGGAGACTCGATTCGATGGACTATATCTCAGGAGTTCG GACTAGCCATCCTTGCTCTAGCGGTGGCATTGGCATGGAGGGTCCTGAACTGGTTGTGGCTGAGGCCGAAGAAGCTCGAGAGGCTTCTTAGGGAGCAAGGCTTCAAGGGGAATCCGTACAAATTCCTGAATGGAGACCTGAAAGAGAGCGCGAAGATGATAAAAGAGTCGAAGTCTAGACCCATCGGACTCTCGGATGATCCAGTGCCTCGTATCCACCCCTTCGTCCTTCAATCTGTAAACACCTATG GTAAGGATTTTTTCAAATGGATGGGACCGACTCCAAGACTGAACATCATGAACCCTGACCATATCAAGGGTATTTTCTCAAAGATATATGACTTTGAAAAGTCGACCCCGAATCCACTAGTCGTGTTAATAGCGAATGGACTTACAAACCATGAGGGCGAGAAATGGGCAACTCACAGAAAAATCATCAACCCTGCCTTCCACTTAGAGAAACTCAAA CTCATGTTGCCTGCCTGTTATTTAAGCTGCGACGAGATGGTGAAAAGATGGGAGAAGTTGATATCCACTGAGGAATCAGTCGAGCTCAATGCATGGCCTGACCTGCAGAATCTGACCTGTGATGTGATTTCTCGAACAGCATTTGGGAGTAGCTatgaagaagggaagagaatTTTCGAGCTTCAAATAGAACAAGTTGAGCTCGCCATCCAATACATGCAGACAATCTACATCCCAGGATGGAG GTTTGTCCCCACGAAAATGAACAGGAGGATGAAGCACTTGACTGAAGAAGTGCACTCCTTGCTTCGCAGGATCATCAGCAGAAGAGACAAATCGATAAGGGCAGAGGAGGCTGCTACTGCTGATCTTTTGGGACTGTTGCTGGAGTCGAACATGAAGGAACAACATGAAAACAGAGGAAACAAGTACACAGGGATGAGTATTCAAGATGTGATCGAGGAATGtaagcttttttattttgccgGGCAAGAGACTACCTCAATCCTCCTTGTCTGGACGGTGATATTACTGAGTACTCATCCTCAGTGGCAAGACCGAGCAAGAGAGGAGGTTTTGCAAGTATTTGGAAGAGATGGAAAACCTGACTTAGATGGGCTGAATCGCCTTAAGATT GTTACGATGATCTTGTACGAGGTTATGAGGCTATACCCACCAGTGACAATGATCAACCGCTTCAACCGCAAGGAAATGAAACTTGGAAAACTAACTATACCGGCAGGGGTAGAACTGTCGGTGCCCATATTACTTGTCCACCACGATAAAGAGCACTGGGGAGAGGACGCCAAGGAATTCAAGCCTGAAAGGTTCTCTGAAGGAATCTCAAAGGCGACCAGGAACCAAGTTGTGTATTTACCGTTCGGTTGGGGCCCTCGAATCTGCATTGGCATGAACTTTGCATTGATTGAAGCGAAGATGGCAATGGCGATGATACTGCAACGGTTCTCATTTGGGCTTTCTCCTTCTTATGCACATGCCCCAACAGCATTCCTCACTCTCCATCCCCAGCATGGCGCCCAAATTATTTTGCGTAGAGCTGAATGA
- the LOC116204438 gene encoding cytochrome P450 CYP72A219-like isoform X5, giving the protein MSVLLGTEEVAYWHSGDSIRWTISQEFGKDFFKWMGPTPRLNIMNPDHIKGIFSKIYDFEKSTPNPLVVLIANGLTNHEGEKWATHRKIINPAFHLEKLKLMLPACYLSCDEMVKRWEKLISTEESVELNAWPDLQNLTCDVISRTAFGSSYEEGKRIFELQIEQVELAIQYMQTIYIPGWRFVPTKMNRRMKHLTEEVHSLLRRIISRRDKSIRAEEAATADLLGLLLESNMKEQHENRGNKYTGMSIQDVIEECKLFYFAGQETTSILLVWTVILLSTHPQWQDRAREEVLQVFGRDGKPDLDGLNRLKIVTMILYEVMRLYPPVTMINRFNRKEMKLGKLTIPAGVELSVPILLVHHDKEHWGEDAKEFKPERFSEGISKATRNQVVYLPFGWGPRICIGMNFALIEAKMAMAMILQRFSFGLSPSYAHAPTAFLTLHPQHGAQIILRRAE; this is encoded by the exons ATGTCAG TTCTACTAGGGACTGAGGAAGTTGCATACTGGCATTCGGGAGACTCGATTCGATGGACTATATCTCAGGAGTTCG GTAAGGATTTTTTCAAATGGATGGGACCGACTCCAAGACTGAACATCATGAACCCTGACCATATCAAGGGTATTTTCTCAAAGATATATGACTTTGAAAAGTCGACCCCGAATCCACTAGTCGTGTTAATAGCGAATGGACTTACAAACCATGAGGGCGAGAAATGGGCAACTCACAGAAAAATCATCAACCCTGCCTTCCACTTAGAGAAACTCAAA CTCATGTTGCCTGCCTGTTATTTAAGCTGCGACGAGATGGTGAAAAGATGGGAGAAGTTGATATCCACTGAGGAATCAGTCGAGCTCAATGCATGGCCTGACCTGCAGAATCTGACCTGTGATGTGATTTCTCGAACAGCATTTGGGAGTAGCTatgaagaagggaagagaatTTTCGAGCTTCAAATAGAACAAGTTGAGCTCGCCATCCAATACATGCAGACAATCTACATCCCAGGATGGAG GTTTGTCCCCACGAAAATGAACAGGAGGATGAAGCACTTGACTGAAGAAGTGCACTCCTTGCTTCGCAGGATCATCAGCAGAAGAGACAAATCGATAAGGGCAGAGGAGGCTGCTACTGCTGATCTTTTGGGACTGTTGCTGGAGTCGAACATGAAGGAACAACATGAAAACAGAGGAAACAAGTACACAGGGATGAGTATTCAAGATGTGATCGAGGAATGtaagcttttttattttgccgGGCAAGAGACTACCTCAATCCTCCTTGTCTGGACGGTGATATTACTGAGTACTCATCCTCAGTGGCAAGACCGAGCAAGAGAGGAGGTTTTGCAAGTATTTGGAAGAGATGGAAAACCTGACTTAGATGGGCTGAATCGCCTTAAGATT GTTACGATGATCTTGTACGAGGTTATGAGGCTATACCCACCAGTGACAATGATCAACCGCTTCAACCGCAAGGAAATGAAACTTGGAAAACTAACTATACCGGCAGGGGTAGAACTGTCGGTGCCCATATTACTTGTCCACCACGATAAAGAGCACTGGGGAGAGGACGCCAAGGAATTCAAGCCTGAAAGGTTCTCTGAAGGAATCTCAAAGGCGACCAGGAACCAAGTTGTGTATTTACCGTTCGGTTGGGGCCCTCGAATCTGCATTGGCATGAACTTTGCATTGATTGAAGCGAAGATGGCAATGGCGATGATACTGCAACGGTTCTCATTTGGGCTTTCTCCTTCTTATGCACATGCCCCAACAGCATTCCTCACTCTCCATCCCCAGCATGGCGCCCAAATTATTTTGCGTAGAGCTGAATGA